In the Calditrichota bacterium genome, AAATCCCATATCCTCGCTTCCTCTCAGTATCGCACCTCGCGCCTTTGTGGCTCCGTGTGAAATGTCTTATCCGCACACCAAGCCACGGAACCACGAAGAAAAACCAATCCATGAATTCCCGTGTGCCAATATCTTTTTGAAAATCTTTGCGCCTTTGTGGCTCCGTGTGAAATGTTTTTTTATCCTCACACCAAGTCACGGAGAACGAAGAAAAACTAATCCATGAATTCCCGTGTTCAATGAAAATCTTTGTGGCTTTGTGGCTCCGTGTGAAATATTTTTTACCCTCACACCAACTAATGTCGAAAATGCCTAATCCCGGTAAAGATCATGCTCATATTTTGCGCATTTACCGCCTCAATTACTTCGGCGTCGCGAATTCGGCGTCGCGAACAGAACCGCCCGGTTGAATTATTGCCGTGGCTCCTGCTTTTGCAGCAACATCCACGCCATCGCGAAACGGAAAAAATGCGTCCGACGCCAGCACAGTTCCTTCCAGCGAAAGTCCTGCCTTGCGCGCTTTGTCAATCGCTAACTGCGAAGCATCCACGCGGGACATCTGGCCGGCGCCAATGCCAATCGTTCGATCTTTTTGGCAGAAAACAATGGCGTTGGATTTCACCCATTTGACGACTCTCCAGGCAAATTTCATCGCTTCCATTTCCTCTGCCGTGGGTTTTCGCTGAGAGACGATGCGAAGTTTTGCCTCATCCAGATCTGCAACATCTTCATCCTGAACGAGCAAACCGCCGGACACGTGCTTAAAAGTGAGCGCGCTTTCTTCGCGCTGACCGAAAGCTAATTTTAAAATGCGGACATTTTTCTTCTTGGACAAAAGCTGCAAAGCGCCTTCCTCAAAATCCGGCGCGACAACCACCTCGATGAAAATTTTCCTCAATTCCTCTGCCGTCTGCAAATCGAGCGTGCGATTGAATCCGTAAATTCCGCCGAACGCCGACAATGAATCTGTGGCAAATGCTTTGACAAATGCGTCGTGCACGTCGTTTCCCACTGCGACGCCGCAAGGATTGCTGTGTTTGACAATCACAGAGCATGGCTGCTCAAAAGATCTCACCATGCGCACAATAGCGTCCAGGTCCATGAGATTGTTAAACGACAATTCCTTACCGTGAAGCTGCTCCAGTCCGGCGAGACCTGGCGTTACACTCGACAAATCTCGATAGAATGCCGCCTGTTGATGGGGATTTTCGCCGTACCGCAAATCCTGTATTTTGCCCAAATTCAAGCTAAAAGATGTCGGAAATTTCTCCGGTTCGGTCTTCGGATCCGCTTGCTGCAAATAGCGATAAATAATACCATCATATTCATGCGTTCTCTGAAAAGCAGCGATCGCTAACTTTTTTCTTGTTTCCGAAGACAATGCGCCGCTGTTATTTTTAAGCTCGTCTAAAATTTCGTCATATTGATCAACAGAAGTCACTACAGCAACATCGGGAAAATTTTTTGCAGCCGCGCGAATCATTGTGGGGCCGCCAATGTCAATATTTTCCAGAGCCTCATCTAATGTCGTATCGTGCTGCTGAATGGCTTTTTCAAAAGGGTACAAATTAATTACAATCAAATCGATTGGCTGAATTTTCATTTTTTCGAGTTGCCCCATGTGTGACAAATTATCTCGCTTCGCTAAAATGGCGCCATGAATGAACGGGTGCAGCGTTTTCACTCTGCCGTCCAGCATTTCCGGTACGCCAGTAATATCCGCCACATCGACGCAGTCGATTCCATTTTCCCGCAGCAACTTCGCCGTGCCACCGGTGGAGATAATTTCTATCGACAAATCTGCCAACCCTTTCGCAAAAGCAAGGGCATCTGTTTTGTCGTAAACGCTAATCAACGCCCGGCGAATTTTTCTCTCGCTCATTTTTCGACAGTCCCTTTCTCCTTTTTCTTTTTCAACACGTTCAGCGGCACATCCAGTACTGGATAGTCGTGAATATTTTTATCATTAAAATGCCACCACTCTGATGTGATCGGCTTGAAACCGTGACGCATCATCACTTTTTTCAACAATTCCCGATTTTTTTTGGCGGTCTCGCTCACGTTCGGGTAATTGCTGCCTGCCTTTTCTGTAAAATCATCAAATCCCGTGGGCATCTCCAATCCTTTGCCGTTTTTGTCCACCAATGTCAAATCTACTGCAGCGCCGCGGTTGTGATTGGAGCCTCTCGCCGGATTTGCCACGTATCTCGAATCGGGAACTTTTTTCCACATCTTTTTCTGCACAGAAAGCGGGCGATAGCCATCCCAGATTTTCAAGCCCAGGCCCATTTGACGCAACTCCTTTTGCACTTCAACGATGCGGCGTGCCACATCTTTTCGCAGCAGACAAATATTCGCCGAATAGAGGGTGTCGCCCATGAAATTGTCCGCTGTGGCATATTTCAAATCAACAATGATTGTCGAATCGAGCGCAGTAATGTCAACCAGATCAGTTTCCTGTTGGCTGAAAGCTGCGCTTGAAAAAAGAAAAAACAAAAGAAAAATCTTTACGGAAAAATTATTTCTCGTTTTCATTTTTGATTTCCTTTGTGTCATGCCTCCAAGCCGCCAAGGCTCGAAGGCTTTTCATTTTAATTGGACTGTTGGAATCGGGTTGCCCGTGCCCAATACGCGCTAACAACCCGTAACTTGAACCCCCAAACGACATAAAAGCTCATTTCTTTTCAGGCAGAATCTTCACTCGTCTGCCTTCGATTTGAACTCTGCCTTCAGCAAAATACTGAAGGGCTTCGCTGAAAATCTGATGCTCGAGTTTCAGCACGCGCGCCGCCAAAGTATCCGGAGTGTCATCGTCCGCCACCGGGACGCATCGTTGAATCACAGGAGGGCCGGTGTCATAGGATTCATCGACTAAATGCACGGTGACGCCGGAAACTTTGCAGCCATAGGCAAGCACGGCTTCGTGAACGCGGTTTCCGAACATACCTTTGCCGCCGAACGAAGGCAGCAGCGCTGGGTGAATGTTCAAAATTCTGCCGCGGTAACGCCTGACAATTTCTACCCCGATCATTTTCAAATAGCCCGCCAGCGCAATAAAATTTGCCTCACGCTTTGACAAAATTCTTAAAACTTCTTTGTCGAAATCCTCCTGATCAGGATATTTTTTTGTCGAAATGAAATACGCCGGAATTTCATGCTGCCTGGCAATTTCCAGCGCTCCCGCAGATTTTTTATTGGAAATGACAACCACGATTTCCGCGTTCAATTTTCCCGACAAAACATTTTTCAAAATCGCTTCAAAATTTGAGCCGCGGCCCGAAGCGAAAATGGCAATGCGAAGTTTCTCCATATTTGATTTTCCGTTTAAGCGACTTGCTGTGTCACCGGCGATTCCAACAAAATCAGTCCGCCGGCGTCAGTGTTTATTTCTGCTTCTACTCCGAGAGGCATGGTGTGCTTCACCGGAACGTGGCCGTAGGGAAAATTTCCCACAATAGGTATCTTCAACTCGCTGAAGTAATTTTCGAAAATCTGCTCCACTGTTAAATAGGGTTTTTCCGGCTCTCCGGGCTCGCAATCGACAAATTGCCCCAACACAAGTCCGGCGATCTGTTCAAAAATGCCCGCCATCTTCATTTGCGCCAGATAGCGGTCTAAATGATATGGTTCTTCTTCAATGTCTTCAATGTAGAAAATTGCGCCCTCGAAATCAGGACAGTAAGGCGTGCCGAGAACTGTGTTTATCAAAGACAGACACCCGCCAATCAGCGGACCTGTTGCCCGGCCAGAAGAAAATAATTTTAATTCATGTCCTTCCGGCGGATGCAAAAGCCCCGAAGGCGCAGCGTCTGTGATCATGCGCCAGAACCTTTGTTCTGTGAAATCATCTATTCCGGCGCCCATCTCGACTGCGACCATGGGGCCTGAGAAGGTAATTAGTTGAGTTTCCTTCCAGATTGCTAATTGCAGCGACGTGATGTCGCTGTAACCGACAAAAATTTTCGGATTTTGTCGAATGATGTCAAAATTTAACCGATCAATCATGCGTGGCGTGCCGTATCCGCCGCGCGAGCAAATTATTGCTTCAATTGCCGGGTCAGCAAACATCTGATTCAAATCAGCCGCGCGGTCGGCATCTTTGCCGGCGAGATAACCGTAGCGGTCTCTCGCGTGAGCACCTTCCACGACCTGGTAGCCGCGCTGTTTCAGATATTCGATGCCGCGGTCAAATTTTTCATCATTCAAAGGTCTGCTCGCCGGAGAGACAACGCCGATGGTCGCTCCGAAACGCAAAGCCGGGGGTTTGAGAATTTCTTTTTGTGGCATAAAATTTCCGTTCTGCTCATTCGCTTCAAAATCTGTTTCCGGATTTTTTCCCGCCATTAGTGTCGAATCAAATAGCGCCAGTCTTCCCACGATTGGGTCAACAGACGATACTCGCCAAAGCCCGTCATGTCCATGAACACAAAAGATTTGTTAATTGTGTAGTAGTACCAGACTTCGTAGGGTTTACTTCCCGGATCAAACGGATGGCGTTCAACATCAGACGGCGCGCCAAAAATGATATAAATCATGCCCATATCGCTCTTCCAGCCGTCGCGGAAACCGCCGAATCGCGCGTTAGCGTAAGCGACGCGTTCGTAATATTCATCCATCCATTCGTTTTGCGGCGTACCGGGCGTGGGATCTCTTCTTGCCCAAAAGTTGCGAAAAGCTTCCAGTTTTTCATCGGCGTGCGTTTTTTTCAGCTTGTCCCACTCTTTTTTCCCGGCAATATACTTCACCTGCTTGATCGCCAGTTCAATATCGTAAATTGACGAAGGCAAATCAGCCCAACGCACAATGAAACGCTTTTTCACTTTTGCCTTGGTTTTGCCCTGACTGACTTTCACTTCAATTTCATAAGCGCCTTGAGAAAGATTGTTGGAAATTAGCGGAAAAGCCTCCAGTGTGCGAGGGCCATCGCTCTTTCTTTTGTAGCTGTGTTCGACAACCTTTTTGTTGCGGCTATTTTTGATCACATAGTCTATCTGGTAGTCTTCCGCAGATTGTGTCGTATTGTAAATTTCAAAATAACAAAATAACTTGCGGGACAAATCCACAATGTAGTCCGCGACTTCGGGCACGAAAGTTTTGACGCCGACGGAATCAATCTCTAAATTTCTGACGAACGACACATCGCTGACGCTCAATTTCCATTTTGAGTAATTCTTCAGCTTTATTTTTCTGACCGTTTTTTTCGTGCGTTTCGTCTCCAGATCGGTGAACCCGAGCGTCAATTTGTAATTTCCGGGAGCAATGTCAAATTTCTCGTGAGTGACGCTGAATCTTCGTCTGGAATTTGTCGCCTGAAAATTATCCGCAGTCACTTTCTCCTGCCAGGTTTTTCCGTCAACTTGAAAACCGTCTTTATCGTCAACAGTAACCGAAACTTCATAGCTTGCTTCAAAGCCGCCGCTGTCCGCCCGGACAAAAGTCAATGCGTCAAACGGAGTTTTCACGTAAAGATAAATTCGGCTCAATTCAGGACGCGGCGCGTCCGCGCCAACAACGTCCCAGTGGAATGTCGGCAAAACTCCCGGCGCTCCTGTTTGCAATTCCGTCTGACTCAGACCTGCCGCGCTGAATGACATCAATGCCAAGACCAGCGCTGCGAAAATTCTGAATTGCCTTAATTTCATAAAAACCTCCTGCCACCGGCGTTGCCGATGGTCATTTGATATGATAAAACATCATACTAATTTTCCCCAAAGGTCATAGCTTTCGGCTTTTTCAATTTTTACCGGCAAAATTTCACCCGGCGACACTTCTCCGCTCACGTGAACCAGATTGTCAATAAGCGGGCTGTCCCATTCTGTTCTCCCCGAGAAGGAACCGTTCTGGCTGTTTTCCTCATCAATTATTACGGGAAGGCTTCTTCCCACCAAGCCGTTGTTTTTTTTGTGAGAAATTTCGAACTGAATTTCCATCAGTTCCTGCATTCGGTCTTCTTTCACGGATTCGTCAATCTGTTCCGGTAGTGATGCCGCCGGTGTCCCGTCTTCCGGAATGAACTTGAAAGCGCCAAGTCTGTCAAACTGAATTTCTTTGACAAAACTTTTTAAAATGGAAAAATCTTCATCCGACTCGCCCGGATAACCCACCATCACCGTGGTGCGAATTGCCATCTCCGGCACGAATTTTCTGAACTGCTCGATTGTTGTGCGAATATCTGCTGAGGAAGAAGGCCGGCCCATTGATTTCAACACTTTGTCAGAAATGTGCTGAATCGGCAGATCCACGTAACGGCACAATTTTTCTTCTTCCTGAAAAAGCCGAATCAATTCCTCGGACACGTGCGCCGGATGCGCGTACAATAATCGAATCCATTGCAAATTGTCGATTTTTGTCAGAGAACGAATTAATTTGACCAGTCCGTTTTTTTCTCCCCAATCTCTGCCGTAGTAGGTCGTGTCCTGCGCCACCAAAATTAGCTCGCGAACGCCATGCTCCGCCAGTTCCTTTGCCTCACAAATCAGTTTCTCCGACGGCTGACTGCGATGCCCGCCTTTGATCAGCGGAATCGTGCAATAGCGGCAGCGATTGTCGCAACCGTCGGAAATTTTCAAATAGGCATAATGGGACGGCGTTTCCAGATTTCGCCGGAGACCGTTTTTCTTTTTCTCAATTTTCAAATAATCGGCGATGCGTTTGCCAACGATTTCAAAATCTTTCTCCGGAAAGAATCCGTCCACTTCCGGAATTTCCCTTTTCAGTTCAGCGACGCTCATCTGCGCGAGGCAGCCGGTCACAAAAATATTTTCCACCTGCCCGAAATTTTTCAATTCCACAGCTTCCAGAATAGTTTCAATTGCCTCCTCGCGCGCCGGCAAAATAAACGCGCACGTGTTGATGACAATCGTGTCTGCCTTTTCCGCATCATCGACGAACTGAATTCTTTCGCTATCGATTTGAGCGCGCAGCACTTCCGAATCGACCACATTTTTCGGGCAGCCCAGGGTGATGATATTTATTTTCATTGAAAAAGCGCCTCGACAAATTCTTCCGGATCGAAAACTTCCAGATCACCAATTTTCTCGCCGACGCCGATGTATTTCACCGGAATCCCCAACTCTTTCGTAATGGAAAAAACAATGCCGCCTTTAGCTGTTCCGTCTAATTTTGTGAGCACAATGCCGGTCACTCCGACCGCGTCAGTGAATTGTTTGGCCTGATTCAGACCATTCTGCCCCGTTGTCGCGTCCAGAATGAGCAATGTTTCGTGGGGCGCGTCCGGAACGAGCTTGCCCAAAACGCGACGAATCTTTTTTAATTCTTCCATTAAATTGGTCTTTGTGTGCAATCTGCCCGCCGTATCGACGATGAGCGTTGCCACGCCGCGACTGACCGCCGCTTGTAACGCGTCAAAAGCAACGGACGCCGGATCAGCGCCGGGCTGGTTGCGAATAATGTCCACATGCGCGCGATCGGCCCAGATTTCCAATTGTTCGGACGCCGCCGCCCTGAACGTATCCGCCGCCGCCAGCAAAACCTTTTCATGGTCTCGTTTGAGAAGAGCCGCCAGTTTGCCGATAGTGGTAGTTTTTCCCGTGCCGTTCACGCCGACAACCATAATCACAAACGGGTTTTTTTCATGAACGACTTCGTCTCTCGTATTCTGAAAATCTTCTTTCAGAGACCGCAACATACCGGTTTTTAGAATGCGTAAAATATTTTCCGATTTTCTAATGCCTAATTCTTCGACAGTATCGCGAACATTGTCCATCAATTCCATGACAAAATTTACGCCCAAGTCGCCGGAGATCAGCACTTCTTCCAGCGAATCAAAAAAATCCTCATCAATGTCAGGCTGTGATTTGACCACTGCGGTCACTTTTCCCAGCCAGCCTTCTCTGGTTTTGGTCAATTTTTGTTTTAACTTCCCAACCATCCGCTGCTTCCTATTTCAAATTTTAGTAACTTTATTTTCCGGTTTTCGTCGAATCCGGACCTTCTTCATTATTGGGCTGAATTGTCGACGCCAAATTTCCCAGATCATCAGCCAGACGTTTGGCTAAATCGCGCACATTTTCCACATCGTCCACTTTTCCGTTCGCTGCGCCCAATGCCTTTCCCGTCTCCACGTCAATCAATCGCACGTCCGCTTCGATTCTGCGATTCAGTCGGCTCACGTTTCCCAATATCACCGCCTGCAAACCAGCCAGTCTGCCAACTTTTAACGCCACCTCCGTATCAATGACACCCGTTTGCGAGAGAGATTGTTCCTGCAAAATTTTCTCCAATTGCGTCCGCTCCATGACAGTGAATTTCTGCTTTTGAATCAGCGCCGTTGTCAACATCTCCGACAGGGTTTTTCCCAGACCCTGCGCTTGCGAATTTGATTCCTCAAACGCAAAAACCGCCACATAGGGCTGATAACCAGGATTTTCAGTCGGTGTTGCTTCCGTCGACAGGTTCAATTTTTTCTTAATTTTGCTGCGAATGGGTTTTTTCGCCTTGGTTTCGCTAAAATTTTTCTTCAAATTATTGAGCACATGCTGCGCCTTGCCACGCCGATCCGGATTGCGCAAATATTTCAGCGCTTGCGTCAAATTGAAACGGGCTTTTTCTTTTTCTTTATTTTGATAATTTATCATGCCCAAAACGTAGTAGCCGGGTGCGGATTTATTGTTGATGGAAATGGCAATCTGCGCCTGTTTTGTCGCCGAG is a window encoding:
- the ddpX gene encoding D-alanyl-D-alanine dipeptidase, whose translation is MKTRNNFSVKIFLLFFLFSSAAFSQQETDLVDITALDSTIIVDLKYATADNFMGDTLYSANICLLRKDVARRIVEVQKELRQMGLGLKIWDGYRPLSVQKKMWKKVPDSRYVANPARGSNHNRGAAVDLTLVDKNGKGLEMPTGFDDFTEKAGSNYPNVSETAKKNRELLKKVMMRHGFKPITSEWWHFNDKNIHDYPVLDVPLNVLKKKKEKGTVEK
- a CDS encoding phosphoribosylglycinamide formyltransferase → MEKLRIAIFASGRGSNFEAILKNVLSGKLNAEIVVVISNKKSAGALEIARQHEIPAYFISTKKYPDQEDFDKEVLRILSKREANFIALAGYLKMIGVEIVRRYRGRILNIHPALLPSFGGKGMFGNRVHEAVLAYGCKVSGVTVHLVDESYDTGPPVIQRCVPVADDDTPDTLAARVLKLEHQIFSEALQYFAEGRVQIEGRRVKILPEKK
- a CDS encoding LD-carboxypeptidase; this translates as MPQKEILKPPALRFGATIGVVSPASRPLNDEKFDRGIEYLKQRGYQVVEGAHARDRYGYLAGKDADRAADLNQMFADPAIEAIICSRGGYGTPRMIDRLNFDIIRQNPKIFVGYSDITSLQLAIWKETQLITFSGPMVAVEMGAGIDDFTEQRFWRMITDAAPSGLLHPPEGHELKLFSSGRATGPLIGGCLSLINTVLGTPYCPDFEGAIFYIEDIEEEPYHLDRYLAQMKMAGIFEQIAGLVLGQFVDCEPGEPEKPYLTVEQIFENYFSELKIPIVGNFPYGHVPVKHTMPLGVEAEINTDAGGLILLESPVTQQVA
- a CDS encoding GWxTD domain-containing protein, with the protein product MKLRQFRIFAALVLALMSFSAAGLSQTELQTGAPGVLPTFHWDVVGADAPRPELSRIYLYVKTPFDALTFVRADSGGFEASYEVSVTVDDKDGFQVDGKTWQEKVTADNFQATNSRRRFSVTHEKFDIAPGNYKLTLGFTDLETKRTKKTVRKIKLKNYSKWKLSVSDVSFVRNLEIDSVGVKTFVPEVADYIVDLSRKLFCYFEIYNTTQSAEDYQIDYVIKNSRNKKVVEHSYKRKSDGPRTLEAFPLISNNLSQGAYEIEVKVSQGKTKAKVKKRFIVRWADLPSSIYDIELAIKQVKYIAGKKEWDKLKKTHADEKLEAFRNFWARRDPTPGTPQNEWMDEYYERVAYANARFGGFRDGWKSDMGMIYIIFGAPSDVERHPFDPGSKPYEVWYYYTINKSFVFMDMTGFGEYRLLTQSWEDWRYLIRH
- the rimO gene encoding 30S ribosomal protein S12 methylthiotransferase RimO, producing the protein MKINIITLGCPKNVVDSEVLRAQIDSERIQFVDDAEKADTIVINTCAFILPAREEAIETILEAVELKNFGQVENIFVTGCLAQMSVAELKREIPEVDGFFPEKDFEIVGKRIADYLKIEKKKNGLRRNLETPSHYAYLKISDGCDNRCRYCTIPLIKGGHRSQPSEKLICEAKELAEHGVRELILVAQDTTYYGRDWGEKNGLVKLIRSLTKIDNLQWIRLLYAHPAHVSEELIRLFQEEEKLCRYVDLPIQHISDKVLKSMGRPSSSADIRTTIEQFRKFVPEMAIRTTVMVGYPGESDEDFSILKSFVKEIQFDRLGAFKFIPEDGTPAASLPEQIDESVKEDRMQELMEIQFEISHKKNNGLVGRSLPVIIDEENSQNGSFSGRTEWDSPLIDNLVHVSGEVSPGEILPVKIEKAESYDLWGKLV
- the ftsY gene encoding signal recognition particle-docking protein FtsY is translated as MVGKLKQKLTKTREGWLGKVTAVVKSQPDIDEDFFDSLEEVLISGDLGVNFVMELMDNVRDTVEELGIRKSENILRILKTGMLRSLKEDFQNTRDEVVHEKNPFVIMVVGVNGTGKTTTIGKLAALLKRDHEKVLLAAADTFRAAASEQLEIWADRAHVDIIRNQPGADPASVAFDALQAAVSRGVATLIVDTAGRLHTKTNLMEELKKIRRVLGKLVPDAPHETLLILDATTGQNGLNQAKQFTDAVGVTGIVLTKLDGTAKGGIVFSITKELGIPVKYIGVGEKIGDLEVFDPEEFVEALFQ